The sequence ATCGCGGGCGCGGTCCGGCTCGACTGGAAGACCGAGCTCCAGGATCAGGTCAAGCGCGACTTCGTCGACGCCCAGCAGTTCTCGAAGCTGCTCTCGGACAAGGGCATCAGCAACGACGACACCGTGATCCTCTACGGCGGCAACAACAACTGGTTCGCCGCATACGCGTACTGGTACTTCAAGCTGTACGGCCACGAAAACGTCAAGCTCCTCGACGGCGGACGCAAGAAGTGGGAACTCGACGGCCGCCCCCTGGTCTCCGAGGTGCCCGACCGCCCGTCGACCTCGTACACCGCCAAGGCGCCCGACAACAGCATTCGGGCATTCCGCGACGAGGTCATCGCGGCGATCAACGAGAAGAACCTCGTCGACGTGCGCTCGCCCGACGAGTTCTCCGGCAAGATCCTCGCTCCCGCGCATCTGCCGCAGGAGCAGAGCCAGCGGCCGGGCCACATCCCCGGCGCGATCAACGTGCCGTGGAGCAAGGCGGCCAACGAGGACGGCACGTTCAAGTCGGACGACGCCCTCGCCAAGCTCTACGCCGAAGCCGGTCTGGACGGTGAGAAGGAGACCATCGCGTACTGCCGCATCGGTGAGCGCTCGTCGCACACGTGGTTCGTGCTGCAGGAACTGTTGGGACACAAGAACGTAAAGAACTACGACGGCAGTTGGACGGAATACGGCTCCCTTGTGGGTGCCCCGATTGAGTTGGGAAGTTGATATGTGCTCTGCACCGAAGCAAGGACAGACGCTGCCTGCAGGCGTCGACCTGGAGAAGGAAACGGTGATCACCGGTCGCGTCGTCGACGGTGCCGGCCAGTCCGTCGGCGGCGCGTTCGTGCGCCTGCTCGACGCGTCTGACGAGTTCACCGCCGAGGTCGTCGCGTCGGCCACCGGCGACTTCCGGTTCTTCGCCGCGCCAGGCACCTGGACGCTGCGCGCACTATCCCCCGCGGGCAACGGCGACGCCAGCGTTGCACCGTCGGGCGCAGGAATCCACGAGGTCGACGTCAAGGTCGCGTAGCGACGAAGGCGGCGTGGGCCCACGCGCCAGCTGGGGAGCACGAGCCGACGTGGGGGCACTCCCCTCGCAAGCTGGGGGCCCACCCGCTTGCGGGGGAGAGCTGCGCCATCAACCGCGCCTAGGCGGCAGAAGGCCGCGGTCGCGGACTAGACTTGCGACCGTGGTGTTGTTCTACGAACTGCTGCTCGTGGCCTGCGTGGTGGTCATCACGTGGTTCGCGCTGTATGCGCTGTACCGGCTCATCACCGACGAATCGTGACTTCCGACAAGAGTCCCCTGCCCGACGGGTCGGGCGACCGGGCGGTTGCCGCCGCCGCAGAACGGGCCAAGACGACGGCCGCGCGCAACATCCCGGTGTTCACCGATCTGCCTGCGCCCGCCGATACCGCGAACCTGCGCAAAGGCGCCAATCTGAACGATGCGCTGCTTGCGCTGCTGCCGCTGGTCGGTGTGTGGCGCGGCGAGGGCGAGGGCCGAGGCGCGCAGGGCGACTACAGATTCGGACAGCAGATCGTGGTGTCACACGACGGCGGTGACTATCTGATCTGGGAAGCGCGGTCCTGGCGGCTGACCGAGTCCGGCGAGTTCGAGAAGACCGGCCTGCGGGAGTCGGGTTTCTGGCGCTTCGTCGACGACCCGAACGACGCGAACGAGTCGCAGGCGATCGAACTGCTGCTGGCGCACTCCCAGGGCTACGTCGAACTCTTCTACGGCAGGCCACTGAACCAGTCGTCGTGGGAACTGGCCACAGATGCATTGGCACGCAGCAAATCCGGCATGCTGGTCGGTGGAGCGAAACGGTTGTACGGCATTGTCGAGGGGGGCGATTTGGCTTACGTGGAGGAACGCGTCGACGCCGACGGCGGGCTGGTTCCGCATCTGTCGGCCAGGCTGACGAGGTTCGTCGGCTGATGCGCGCAGTGCGGTTCGCGGCGGTTGTCGCCGCAGCAGTCGTCATCGCGGGCTGCTCGTCAAACGAGGCCCCGTCAGAGGAGTCGTCGACGCAGTCGCCCGCCCTGAACGGTCACGGCGGCTACGCGAGTTGCCTCCGCGAACACGGTGTCTCGGCTCCGCCGGGACCCGTCACGGGACCGCCCCAAGGGACCGACGAGTCCACCTGGAAGAAGGCCGAGCAGGCGTGCGCTTCGCTCGCGCCAGGCCCCGACGCGCCCTAGCGAAGTAGCGGCGCCTTGCCCGCCTCGGCCAGCCACGTGGTCTGCAGCGCGGCCAGCGTGCCGTCATCGCGAAGGGCGTCGACCACCGATGAGACGCAGCGGGTCAGCGAGCTGTCTTTGTTCAGCACGATCCCGAATTGCTCGACATCGTCTCCGCCTGCGGGCAATTGGCCGACCATGACGCCGTCGCTCAGTTCGTTGGCCACTGCGAACGCAGTCGGCAGATCCGCGACTAGCGCGTCGATCTCGCCGCTGCTCAACGCCATCTTCGCGTCGACGTTGGTGCTGTAGACAGATACCGGGCTGACGCCGTTCACCGAGGTCGCCGCCGAGTAGCTGGTCGTTCCGACTTGCACACCGAGCCGTAGTGGTTTGAGCGCAGCCACGCTGCGCGCCGCCGCAGCCGGCGACGACTTGCGTGTGACGACGGCTTGCGTCACGTCGAAATACGGCGCCGAGAAATCGACGGCCGCCCTGCGCTGGTCGGTGATGGAGAATTCCGACAGGCTCGCGTCGAACTCCTTGCCACCCGGCGCCAGAGCCGCGTTGAACGGCACCCGTACCCACCGCACGTCGTCGCGCTGATAACCGAGCCCGGCCGCGACGGCATAGGCGACGGCGGATTCGAAGCCCTCGCCGTTCTCCGGGTTGTCGCCCATGTACCAGGGCGGATAGACGGGCTGGTCGGTGGCGACGGTGAAGACGCCCCTGTACATCGTGTCCAGCGAATCCCTCGTGCACTGCGACAGGCCCGCCGCAATGGGCGGCCCGGCCGTCGGGGCGCAGCCGACAAGCGCAGCGGCCAGCAGCGGAACGAACCGCCCCGGCGAACGCATGCGGGGCATCATCGCACGCGCCGCCCCGGCTCAGCGCTTATCGCGCTGACCCTCTGCGACCTTCGCGGTCACCTTGTCCGCGCCGATGCGTCGCGTCAGACCCGCTGCAAGCTCGGGTGCCAGGCCCGCGAACATCGACACGGCCCGCACGGTCAGCGGCGCGACGTCGATCTCGCCGCGGTTCTTCTCGATTGCGGTGACGACAGCGTGCGCCACCTCTTCCGGGGAGCTGGTACCTGTGCCCGGCGGGAGATCCACCTTGGCGTCGGCGAACATGCCCGCCTCGCGGACCATTCCTGGAAACACCACCGATACCCCGACACCTGCCTCGCGTAGGTCGGCCCGTAGTGAGGCGGCGAACCCGCGCAGGCCGTACTTGGTTGCGCTGTAGACGGAGGTGCCGGTCATCGCGGCCTTTCCGAGAAGGGACGACATGAACAGCAGGTGGCCGCCGCCGTTGGCGGCCATCCGCGGCGCGAGTTCGTGGGCGAGCACCATCGGTGCGCGCAGGTTCACATCGAGCGCGCGGTCGATTTCTTTCACGGTGAACGAATCGAGCGTGCCCGATGCGGGCAGCGCGGCATTGGCGATCAGGATGTCGACGTCGCCGGCTTCCTGCGCGAGACGGACGACGTCATCTGGCGCGGACAGGTCGACGGTGAGCGGCCGTGCCTTGAACTCGGTCGCCAGTTGCTCGAGCAGGTCGCCGCGCCGCCCGGTCACGATCAGCTTCCCGCCGCGGTCTGCGACCGCTTGTGCAATTGCGTGCCCGATACCGCCGGTGGCGCCAGTCAGTAGCACGTTCGACCCGGAGATTCGCATGGGTTTGAGGCCTCGATCCGATAGGGGTCTTCCGACCCTGGAAATGGTGCGGCCCCCGAGCCGCTGTTCCTGGTTGGACAAAACCGAGGGGCTCGGGGGCCGGGTGACTGCGGGGAATTCGCCGGCGCGCGCAGGTGACTCCCCTGGCGCTGCTAGCTCGCAGCCACCTCACATGTCCATAAGTCAATCAATTTCTCGGACCACCTCCTTCCCTGTGTACGGCCGAAGTTACCACTCACCCAAAGCTGCTGCTAGGAAATTATTTCCAGAGCGAACAAGCCGCGTCACCTATGATCAACGCTCCGGTCTGAGGGGAGCGAAACCCATGGCGATGGCGCCGTTCGACGAGATCACCGCGATCTATACGTCGTTTCACGCATGGACGTACGAGACCATCGTCGCGCCTGCGGTCTATGAGTCCCGGCACGTGATCGACGAGCGGTTTCTGCCGCACCTTCCCCAGGGCGCCCGCGTCCTGGACGTCGGTTGCGGCGGCGCCAAGTTCACCAAGTACATCGCCGATCAGCGGCAGGACATCCAGCTCGTCGGTATCGACCTGTCCAAGCCGCAGATCGCGCGCGCCACAAAGCTGATGAGCGGATACGGCGACCGCGTCCGGTTCGAAATCGGCGATGCGACACAGCTGGCCTTCCCTGACGCCTCCTTCGACGGCGTGCTCAGCTACGGCTCCATCAAGCACTGGACGTCGCAGCATGCCGGGCTGGCGGAGTGCATCCGCGTGCTCAGACCCGGCGGGCCGCTTCTGGTCACCGATGCCGATCGCAGCGCGACCTTCGAAGACTCCGAGAACCTCGTCGCGAACTACACGACCCCGCGCTTCCTCGGCGGGCCCAACCTCGCGTTCTTTCGCACCTGGATCGCGGGGCGGTCGCTCGACCTCGACGACGCCCGCGACCTCGCGAGCCGCATCGACCTCGTCGACAAAGACGTCTCGCGCATCGAAGGCCTGCCGCTGCTGATGCTGTCGGGCCGCAAGCCCGAGTAGGGGCGCTCAGCGATCGCTGACGATGGCGGCGTCGACGAGCTCGGCGAATTCGGCCGCTATCGGCGACGGCCGCAGCGGCTTGCCGTCCAGGGTGTGCACCCGCGCCGCCAGAGTGATGCTCGAGACCAGCCAAACGCCTTGCGCGGCATAAAGATCGGCGGGCCGCAACGCCCGGTAGTCGCAGTCGTACCCCTTGTTGCGCGCGACCTCGAACAACGCCTGCTGCGTGGTGCCGCGCAGAATCGGATACCAAGGTGGCGGGGTGAAGAGACAAGGACGTCCGGCCTCCCCCTCCCCGTAGGTGGCGATGACCACCGTCGAACGCGGCCCCTCGAGCACGTTGCCCTCAGGGCTGACGAAGACGACGTCGCCTGCGCCCTGTCGCTCGGCGTGCCGCAGGGCCGCCATGTTCACCGCGTACGACAGCGTCTTGGCGCCTGCGAGCAGCCAGGGCATGTCGGCGGCGCCTTGCGACGGCAGGCTGCGCTGCAGCGTCACGGCCGCGGTGCCGTTGGCGCGGACGGTGGCGACCCTGTCGGCCAGCGCGCCGATCATGGCGTAGGCCGTCGGTTCCGAGCCGCTCTCGCGGCCGCGGCTGTAGATCAGCCGCAACACACCCTCGGCGCCGCCCATCTCCGTCCAGCGGGCAGTGGCGGCCGCCACTGCGGCACGCCAACGCACCAGTTCCGGTTCGGGCAGATCCATCAGCCGCGCCGACTGCGTCAACCGACCGAGGTGAGCTTCGAGCAGACACGGCCGTCCGTCACGCACCAACAGCGACTCGAAGATGCCGTCGCCGCGCACCGCGGCCAGGTCGTCGGCGTGCAGCAGCGGTGTCCGAGGGTCGTGGCACTGCCCGTCGAGCGTGACCACAACCCCCGGTTCGCTCGCCATGGCCAAGAAGCGTAGCGCCAGCCGACGAGCGCTTGGCCAGGAGCATCGAACGTACGATTGGAACCATGTCAGCAGTTCCCGCCCCCGAATCGGGGCCCGACGCAGGCGCCGCCTGGCACTACGGCGATCCGCTGGGCGAGCAGCGCGCCGCGGCCGACGACGCCGTGGTGGTGGACCGCTCGCATCGGGTCGTCATCGAGCTGCGAGGCGGCGAGCGCAAGAGCTGGCTGCACAACATCTCCACCCAGCACGTCAGCGACCTGCCCGACGGCACGGTCACCGAGAATCTGAGCCTCGACGGGCAGGGTCGTGTCGAAGATCACTGGATTCAGACCGAGCTCGGCGACGTCACCTATCTCGACACCGAGGCATGGCGCGGAGAGCCGTTGCTGGCCTACTTGCGCAAGATGATCTTCTGGTCCGACGTCGCGATCGAGCAGGCCGATCTCGCGGTGTTGTCGCTGCTCGGCCCTCGGCTGGCCGACGACCGGGTGCTTGGTGTCCTCGGGCTCGCTTCGCTACCGGCGGAGAACACCGCCGAGGCTCTTCCCGGCGGCGGCTTCGTCCGCAGGCTCTGCGGCCCCGACAGCAGGCTCGACCTGGTGGTGCCGCGCGCGCTGGCCGCCGACTGGCTGGACCGGTTGACCGCCGCGGGCGTTCGCCGCGCGGGGGTGTGGGCCTATGAGGCGCAGCGGGTGACGGCGCTGCGGCCGCGCCTCGGTGTCGACACCGACGAGCGGACGATTCCGCACGAGGTGGGCTGGATCGGCAGCGCGGTGCATCTGGACAAGGGCTGCTATCGCGGGCAGGAAACCGTCGCACGGGTTCATAACCTGGGTAAACCGCCCCGGATGCTGGTGCTGCTGCATCTCGACGGGTCCACCGATCGGCCCGCGGCAGGCGATCCGGTGCTGGCGGGCGGGCGGACCGTCGGTCGGCTGGGCACCGTCGTCGACCACGTCGATCTCGGTCCCGTCGCACTGGCCCTTCTCAAACGCGGCCTGCCCGCCGACACGCCGCTGACCACCGGCGGCGAGGCCGAGGTCGCCGCCGTCATCGATCCCGACTCGATGCCCGCCGCCGACGTCACAGGAGCCGGCCGGGTGGCCGTCGAGCGGCTACGGGGCGGCACACGGTGAGCCGATCCGCGCCGGGTGAGGGCCTGCCAGCGCAGCTCGGCAGGGCACGGTAAAGTGTTGGCAGGACATAAAGAACACACAGATCGGAGCCGCCTGTTTATTGGGCCGCTCCGTTATTGCGCGAGGGGGTCCCCCCATGGGCCGCGGCCGGGCGAAGGCAAAGCAGACCAAGGTTGCTCGTGAGCTCAAATACAGCTCACCGCAGACCGATTTCAGCCAGTTGCAGCGCGAGCTGGCCGGGTCGGACGGAAACGAGCCTGACGGCGATCTCGACAGCGCCGACTGGGCGTCCGAGGACGACTGGCGGCGGTAACCCGCGTCAACCCGCCTAGAAGCGCGGGTGCCGGCCCACGAGTTGCGCGCGTGGGCCGTCCTTGCTGCCTTTCTTGACGGTTCCGAGAATCCAGCAGTTCAGGTGACGCGCGGTCAGGATCGCCAGCGCGCGGTCGGTGTCCTCCGGCGCCACAACGGCCACCATCCCGACGCCCATGTTGAACGTCTTCTCCATCTCGATACGGTCGATGCGGCCGCGCTGGGCGATCATGCCGAAAACCGGTGCGGGCGTCCAGGTTCCGCGATCGACCTCGGCCGCCAGCCCGGGCGGGACGACGCGCTCCAGATTGCCTGCCAACCCGCCGCCGGTGATGTGGCAGAACGTTCGGACCTGGCTTTCGGCGGCCAGTGC is a genomic window of Mycobacterium sp. ITM-2016-00318 containing:
- a CDS encoding FABP family protein, with protein sequence MTSDKSPLPDGSGDRAVAAAAERAKTTAARNIPVFTDLPAPADTANLRKGANLNDALLALLPLVGVWRGEGEGRGAQGDYRFGQQIVVSHDGGDYLIWEARSWRLTESGEFEKTGLRESGFWRFVDDPNDANESQAIELLLAHSQGYVELFYGRPLNQSSWELATDALARSKSGMLVGGAKRLYGIVEGGDLAYVEERVDADGGLVPHLSARLTRFVG
- a CDS encoding DUF1416 domain-containing protein; translated protein: MCSAPKQGQTLPAGVDLEKETVITGRVVDGAGQSVGGAFVRLLDASDEFTAEVVASATGDFRFFAAPGTWTLRALSPAGNGDASVAPSGAGIHEVDVKVA
- a CDS encoding ABC transporter substrate-binding protein; this translates as MRSPGRFVPLLAAALVGCAPTAGPPIAAGLSQCTRDSLDTMYRGVFTVATDQPVYPPWYMGDNPENGEGFESAVAYAVAAGLGYQRDDVRWVRVPFNAALAPGGKEFDASLSEFSITDQRRAAVDFSAPYFDVTQAVVTRKSSPAAAARSVAALKPLRLGVQVGTTSYSAATSVNGVSPVSVYSTNVDAKMALSSGEIDALVADLPTAFAVANELSDGVMVGQLPAGGDDVEQFGIVLNKDSSLTRCVSSVVDALRDDGTLAALQTTWLAEAGKAPLLR
- a CDS encoding folate-binding protein YgfZ, whose amino-acid sequence is MSAVPAPESGPDAGAAWHYGDPLGEQRAAADDAVVVDRSHRVVIELRGGERKSWLHNISTQHVSDLPDGTVTENLSLDGQGRVEDHWIQTELGDVTYLDTEAWRGEPLLAYLRKMIFWSDVAIEQADLAVLSLLGPRLADDRVLGVLGLASLPAENTAEALPGGGFVRRLCGPDSRLDLVVPRALAADWLDRLTAAGVRRAGVWAYEAQRVTALRPRLGVDTDERTIPHEVGWIGSAVHLDKGCYRGQETVARVHNLGKPPRMLVLLHLDGSTDRPAAGDPVLAGGRTVGRLGTVVDHVDLGPVALALLKRGLPADTPLTTGGEAEVAAVIDPDSMPAADVTGAGRVAVERLRGGTR
- a CDS encoding sulfurtransferase is translated as MARSDVLVTTDWAESNLDAPNTVFVEVDEDTSAYEGGHIAGAVRLDWKTELQDQVKRDFVDAQQFSKLLSDKGISNDDTVILYGGNNNWFAAYAYWYFKLYGHENVKLLDGGRKKWELDGRPLVSEVPDRPSTSYTAKAPDNSIRAFRDEVIAAINEKNLVDVRSPDEFSGKILAPAHLPQEQSQRPGHIPGAINVPWSKAANEDGTFKSDDALAKLYAEAGLDGEKETIAYCRIGERSSHTWFVLQELLGHKNVKNYDGSWTEYGSLVGAPIELGS
- a CDS encoding DUF3073 domain-containing protein; translation: MGRGRAKAKQTKVARELKYSSPQTDFSQLQRELAGSDGNEPDGDLDSADWASEDDWRR
- a CDS encoding class I SAM-dependent methyltransferase; translation: MAMAPFDEITAIYTSFHAWTYETIVAPAVYESRHVIDERFLPHLPQGARVLDVGCGGAKFTKYIADQRQDIQLVGIDLSKPQIARATKLMSGYGDRVRFEIGDATQLAFPDASFDGVLSYGSIKHWTSQHAGLAECIRVLRPGGPLLVTDADRSATFEDSENLVANYTTPRFLGGPNLAFFRTWIAGRSLDLDDARDLASRIDLVDKDVSRIEGLPLLMLSGRKPE
- a CDS encoding aminodeoxychorismate lyase, with product MASEPGVVVTLDGQCHDPRTPLLHADDLAAVRGDGIFESLLVRDGRPCLLEAHLGRLTQSARLMDLPEPELVRWRAAVAAATARWTEMGGAEGVLRLIYSRGRESGSEPTAYAMIGALADRVATVRANGTAAVTLQRSLPSQGAADMPWLLAGAKTLSYAVNMAALRHAERQGAGDVVFVSPEGNVLEGPRSTVVIATYGEGEAGRPCLFTPPPWYPILRGTTQQALFEVARNKGYDCDYRALRPADLYAAQGVWLVSSITLAARVHTLDGKPLRPSPIAAEFAELVDAAIVSDR
- a CDS encoding SDR family oxidoreductase; the protein is MRISGSNVLLTGATGGIGHAIAQAVADRGGKLIVTGRRGDLLEQLATEFKARPLTVDLSAPDDVVRLAQEAGDVDILIANAALPASGTLDSFTVKEIDRALDVNLRAPMVLAHELAPRMAANGGGHLLFMSSLLGKAAMTGTSVYSATKYGLRGFAASLRADLREAGVGVSVVFPGMVREAGMFADAKVDLPPGTGTSSPEEVAHAVVTAIEKNRGEIDVAPLTVRAVSMFAGLAPELAAGLTRRIGADKVTAKVAEGQRDKR